A segment of the Lycium barbarum isolate Lr01 chromosome 7, ASM1917538v2, whole genome shotgun sequence genome:
TCTTAATAGCCTTCAAATTTACCATGTACTTGATTGCCTGTCGAACTTCTCTCTTTTCATTTTCACGTTTTTCATTAACCCgctttaagaaatatctcatagAAACAACTGCTATTATTCAGAAAAGATATTTTTAGTATTATGAGGGTAAGGAATATCAAAGTAGCATTCCTGGGCTTCCATGTTTGTGAAATCTAATCACCTTTTTAGCTGTGGGACCAGGGTAGAATGAAAGAATCTTTCATAGAAATCATCAATAATCATAGTTGTTTGTTGCTTTACGATTTGTCCTGTCTATTAATCATTTTGACTGCACCAAAACAATTAAGATTCACAATTTCCAGTTCAAGATTAATTTATTTTTACCAATGAACCAACCACCACGAAAATAATTCCAACGGTGAATAACTCACGAAAAAGACAAATTTGTAACCGAAGATGGATCCTAAATTCTgataaaaaaaaagtaagtaTACAAAAAAGTTAAGAAAacttaaatataatatatacgtaATTATTTTAACTATTCACATAGTACTCcctcgtcccaatttaagtgttctattttctttttattgTTTTGTCTAAAAAAGAATGCATCTTTTTATATTTGGTAAGTCTTCTAATTTCAACTTTCTACATGTCACGTTTAAGATGACAAGATTTAAAAAATTATACATAATATTTAAAAGTCTCCCTTCTTAACATTTGTACCTAATCAAACTAAAACATTGAATCGAACCGAAATATAACTTTTCAACGAAATATCGATACACCTTGAACAAGAGTGACCATGCCTCTGCCAGTGACATAGGGATGCCCATTATAAGCACATATCCTATTACATCTATCACCTATCAAAAATGTGATCCAATGGATGAAATCATTTTAGCTTTTAAGTAGAGATCTCAAGCGACTTTGAAATGAAAGCAGTTCGAAATAAAGAGcaccacacttttttttatcaTGATTAAATAATTATGTTTAATTGATATACTCCCTGTCCAATTTTATGTTGCACACAGTAGTACGAAGAATCTTTTTTAAAGGCAAGATCCAAAAGTTCCATCTATGTACAAAAATCAAGCTCAAAAAGTGTAATTTTATGATATATCCCctataataataatatatttgcAGAAATataaacaaaacaacaaaaatactaGAACTAATACTCCAAAAAACGAAACCAAACAAACCCTCACCAGTAACCaccaacgacaacaacaatatcaaaccCAACATAATCTCAGGGTTTGGGAAGTATAGGAGGTATGCAGATCTTATCCCTATCTTTTTGAGATAGAGAGACTGTTTTCAATATACCCTTAGCCGTTACTCATAAATCAGTTGAAGattatttgaattgtcaacttactaaatatataaataaatactcATTTTGGGACggacaccaaaaaaaaaaaaaaaaacgcaaaacAGAAGGATGGGGATGGAGTAATCTAAAGGCAAGATCCCCAAAAGTATCATCTATGTACAAAGCTCAAGCTCAGAAGTGTGTAACTTTTATGATATATCCCCTATTATAGTAATAAATTTGCAGAAAATACTAGAACAAatactcccaaaaaaaaaaaaaagaacgagAACAAACAAACCCTCACTAGTAACCCTACGTGTAATCTCATAAGTAGAGTCtgaggagggtaggatgtacgcagactaTACCCCTAGACAGCCAGAGGCTTCACAGGCGGTGGCGGGGAGTGGGGGAGTCTAGAAGAGAAATTCCTGAAAGCGGTTTCTTCATCTCCATATCCATCTTCGAAATTCAAGGCGTAACTCAAAGGGTCGTAACGGAACTCAGCAGACGATGAATGCCTTTTATAACGATTTCCATTCCCGTTACTGATGAAGTTGCTGATCGTACGGCACTTGTCCTTGATGTTAGGTTTGATCCAGACTAGAGACGGCTTTTCATCTGAGGACGACGGAGGAGGAGGGTGTTGGTTGTGGGGGAAACAGCAAGAGAAGCAAAGGGTGTTCTTGAGTTTTTGTTTGAGAGAATATGGAGGTGGTGATGTGGGTATGCTGAATTCGTCTATATCTTCCATTGGAGTGTGTAAAGCTTGGGAGTGAGAGAAACTTGGGTGGAGCATGTGAATTgtgaaggtttttttttttgagttttatCTAGTTCTATGGGGATATTTTCATTTCATATCAGatcttttaaaagtttttttttttttcaatccaaATAACTATTTCTGTTTCCTAAAATAATACTCAATCGTTGGAATCATCATTAAAACattttcccttttatttatttatataaaaacgTTCTACTTTTCCATTTAAAGtactgatttttaaaaaaaataaaaataattcattACAAGTGAAAAATAGGGCGTTCAAAATCAATGATCATAAGTTATTTGCTTTAGCTTCTTCACGCTGAACGGCATGCTCATCACAAAATTGTGGAGCATCAAACAAGGGTTACAATTAGCAAAAACAATGGGATATAATGATTGAAAAAACGAAACGAACAGCTCACTTGGTATCAAGCTTATTAAACAAGACGACATACAATTTCATTCTCTAAGAGTTGTTATTGAAGATTATAAATATATGTTGAAAGTCAACAAAGCGACTATTATTCACATTTGGAAAAGGCAGTACATATACTTTTTGACAAATTAAGGTCACAAACATGACAAAGATTTGCTTGTACAGGAGAATGCAATCCAGGAAATAGAGATTTAAAGCAGTGTAGCTTACGAACGATCTTAGAACTTTTTAGTATTTTACATTGTACTAATAAATGGTGGCCCCAAAATCCAGGACGTATCCATACCTAGTTCATCTTCATAATAAATTTTGGGGAAATTTCATAAAAGTACAACTTAGAACAGTATATTACATTTACATAGCCAAATTAAAAAATTACGATCTTGTAGCCTTATAAAATATAGCCCAAATGCCCAAAACTCAGATTTGTTCAGCAATCTACAAATTTCACCATTTCTGTCCAAAGTTTTCTTCTCTCTCATTTCATCTACGCTCATACCAGTAGTTTGatgatttttttcttattttcgtTTTTTCATTCCTAAATCAGATCACATTTTAatgtttcattttatttttgtcatatttttatttttcatacttATTTGTTCTGAAATTcaccaaaaaggaaaaaagtacTATTTTCTTGAGCTTAAAAAACTCATATACATtcttatacacaattatacactAAATATAGTATAGATACACTCTTATACGATGGTgtatatacacaattatacaatattatacagagttatacacAATTACATAAATTTGTACACCTGTATATATAATGTTTAATCAATGTATCTAcattatatatgtgtgtataaacATGAATTATTCACATTTACGCTAGAAAGCACCTATTATCCACCATTAAATCTCCATTTCAATATCAAATTCACCGCACtcaagaagaagaataagaagaagatgTCATAAATCCAAAATGGTTTCCAATTTAAATCTCAAATTTGAAAGTTCAACAA
Coding sequences within it:
- the LOC132601233 gene encoding uncharacterized protein LOC132601233, which encodes MEDIDEFSIPTSPPPYSLKQKLKNTLCFSCCFPHNQHPPPPSSSDEKPSLVWIKPNIKDKCRTISNFISNGNGNRYKRHSSSAEFRYDPLSYALNFEDGYGDEETAFRNFSSRLPHSPPPPVKPLAV